The Pocillopora verrucosa isolate sample1 chromosome 2, ASM3666991v2, whole genome shotgun sequence genome has a segment encoding these proteins:
- the LOC131790565 gene encoding phosphorylase b kinase gamma catalytic chain, skeletal muscle/heart isoform-like isoform X2: MTEFDLEDGPLGSEATGGFSDKYEVKEKLGAGISSVVRKCIHKITGKPYAVKIIDKLSDAGVDIEATTRDEVSILLALQGHENIIGLVDVFESPVFFFLVFELAVKGELFDHLTDQVTLSEKKTRRIMHEVFGAVKFMHDQDIVHRDLKPENILLDEDYRIKISDFGFAVKLKEGEKLRELCGTPGYLSPEALQCSMFGDAPGYSKEVDMWACGVIMYTLLVGCPPFWHRRQVTMLRSIMEGRYHFHSPEWDDISESAKNLISKLLVVHPKGRLTAEQALEHAWFQGAQQAKNDGFSARWKFKGTVIALIAVREFYKFAKNKLQPVTFDTILREPYGVKPLRKMIDGCAFRIYGHWVKRNKDENQNRAALFENKPHKERYNGNGDMPRKISNLDTYNASFRMSSMGLIQYKSVRKLNPSN, translated from the exons ATGACAGAGTTTGACTTGGAAGATGGGCCTTTAGGAAGCGAAGCAACCGGCGGATTTTCCGACAAATATGAAGTTAAAGAGAAATTGGGCGC AGGAATTTCCAGTGTGGTACGAAAATGTATCCACAAGATCACTGGAAAACCATATGCTGTGAAAATAATAGACAAGCTTAGTGATGCAGGTGTGGACATTGAAGCAACAACTCGGGATGAGGTCAGCATTCTGCTTGCTCTGCAAGGACATGAAAATATAA TTGGCTTAGTTGATGTCTTTGAGTCCCCAGTGTTTTTCTTCTTGGTGTTTGAATT GGCTGTAAAGGGAGAACTGTTTGATCATCTCACGGACCAAGTTACTTTATCTGAGAAGAAAACCAG ACGTATCATGCATGAGGTATTCGGAGCTGTTAAGTTTATGCATGATCAGGACATTGTTCACAGAGATTTAAAG cCTGAAAACATTCTCCTTGATGAAGACTACAGAATAAAGATATCAGATTTTGGCTTTGCAGTTAAGCTGAAAGAAGGGGAAAAGCTCAGAG agCTGTGTGGTACACCTGGCTATTTGTCACCTGAAGCACTGCAGTGCTCTATGTTTGGGGATGCTCCAGGCTATTCAAAGGAAGTTGACAT gtgGGCATGTGGAGTGATCATGTACACTTT GCTTGTGGGCTGCCCTCCCTTCTGGCATCGCCGACAAGTTACCATGCTGCGGTCAATAATGGAGGGAAGATACCATTTTCACAGTCCAGAATGGGACGACATTTCTGAGTCAGCCAAAAATTTG atttCAAAGCTTCTAGTTGTTCATCCTAAAGGAAGATTAACTGCAGAGCAAGCTCTAGAACATGCCTGGTTCCAAGGAGCTCAG CAGGCGAAAAATGATGGATTTTCTGCAAGGTGGAAATTCAAG GGAACCGTTATTGCCCTTATAGCGGTCAGAGAATTCTACAAGTTTGCAAAGAATAAACTTCAACCAGTGACATTTGATACGATTCTTCGGGAACCTTATGGCGTGAAACCTTTGCGTAAAATGATCGATGGATGTGCGTTCAGGATTTACGGACATTGGGTTAAACGCAACAAGGACGAAAATCAAAACAGGGCTGCGctatttgaaaataaacctCACAAAGAGAGATACAATGGCAATGGAGATATGCCAAGGAAGATCAGTAACCTTGACACGTATAACGCGTCCTTTCGGATGTCATCTATGGGGTTGATTCAATACAAATCCGTTAGAAAACTGAATCCGAGCAACTAA
- the LOC131790565 gene encoding phosphorylase b kinase gamma catalytic chain, skeletal muscle/heart isoform-like isoform X1, translating to MGHSGDDFTLALESSQQVDLRYTNHSLRLEVAAHFDDDDEPSTEFADKYRYEGETGEKLGEGISSVVRKCIHKITGKPYAVKIIDKLSDAGVDIEATTRDEVSILLALQGHENIIGLVDVFESPVFFFLVFELAVKGELFDHLTDQVTLSEKKTRRIMHEVFGAVKFMHDQDIVHRDLKPENILLDEDYRIKISDFGFAVKLKEGEKLRELCGTPGYLSPEALQCSMFGDAPGYSKEVDMWACGVIMYTLLVGCPPFWHRRQVTMLRSIMEGRYHFHSPEWDDISESAKNLISKLLVVHPKGRLTAEQALEHAWFQGAQQAKNDGFSARWKFKGTVIALIAVREFYKFAKNKLQPVTFDTILREPYGVKPLRKMIDGCAFRIYGHWVKRNKDENQNRAALFENKPHKERYNGNGDMPRKISNLDTYNASFRMSSMGLIQYKSVRKLNPSN from the exons ATGGGCCACAGCGGAGATGATTTTACATTAGCACTGGAAAGTTCTCAACAAGTTGATCTCCGCTACACGAATCACTCTCTTCGCTTAGAAGTTGCAGCGcattttgatgatgatgatgaaccATCAACTGAATTTGCCGACAAGTACCGTTATGAAGGAGAAACCGGAGAAAAATTAGGCGA AGGAATTTCCAGTGTGGTACGAAAATGTATCCACAAGATCACTGGAAAACCATATGCTGTGAAAATAATAGACAAGCTTAGTGATGCAGGTGTGGACATTGAAGCAACAACTCGGGATGAGGTCAGCATTCTGCTTGCTCTGCAAGGACATGAAAATATAA TTGGCTTAGTTGATGTCTTTGAGTCCCCAGTGTTTTTCTTCTTGGTGTTTGAATT GGCTGTAAAGGGAGAACTGTTTGATCATCTCACGGACCAAGTTACTTTATCTGAGAAGAAAACCAG ACGTATCATGCATGAGGTATTCGGAGCTGTTAAGTTTATGCATGATCAGGACATTGTTCACAGAGATTTAAAG cCTGAAAACATTCTCCTTGATGAAGACTACAGAATAAAGATATCAGATTTTGGCTTTGCAGTTAAGCTGAAAGAAGGGGAAAAGCTCAGAG agCTGTGTGGTACACCTGGCTATTTGTCACCTGAAGCACTGCAGTGCTCTATGTTTGGGGATGCTCCAGGCTATTCAAAGGAAGTTGACAT gtgGGCATGTGGAGTGATCATGTACACTTT GCTTGTGGGCTGCCCTCCCTTCTGGCATCGCCGACAAGTTACCATGCTGCGGTCAATAATGGAGGGAAGATACCATTTTCACAGTCCAGAATGGGACGACATTTCTGAGTCAGCCAAAAATTTG atttCAAAGCTTCTAGTTGTTCATCCTAAAGGAAGATTAACTGCAGAGCAAGCTCTAGAACATGCCTGGTTCCAAGGAGCTCAG CAGGCGAAAAATGATGGATTTTCTGCAAGGTGGAAATTCAAG GGAACCGTTATTGCCCTTATAGCGGTCAGAGAATTCTACAAGTTTGCAAAGAATAAACTTCAACCAGTGACATTTGATACGATTCTTCGGGAACCTTATGGCGTGAAACCTTTGCGTAAAATGATCGATGGATGTGCGTTCAGGATTTACGGACATTGGGTTAAACGCAACAAGGACGAAAATCAAAACAGGGCTGCGctatttgaaaataaacctCACAAAGAGAGATACAATGGCAATGGAGATATGCCAAGGAAGATCAGTAACCTTGACACGTATAACGCGTCCTTTCGGATGTCATCTATGGGGTTGATTCAATACAAATCCGTTAGAAAACTGAATCCGAGCAACTAA